The sequence GATCATCAAATTTAAAAGACCAAACCAAAGTTAACTTTTTACTCTGTCAAGGTTTTTTATAATTaacccacaaaaataaaaaagataacaAACCATTAGCGTGGGAGAGCGTGTGAAGACTATTCAACTTTTTACATGTAGAGAGGAGTTTATGCTTATTTACTCATAAAAATATAACTCACTAAAATCACGAAAAGAATTTATGTTCAAACATCAAAGTGTGATTattatcaacaacaacaacaaactaAAATCAGACACAGGAATACTTTGACCTCTACCTCCTCTTCACAAGCTAGGTATTCTCCTATCACTAGGCATATCCCATTAAATTGAGTTGACTGTATAAATCATAGATCGTCACTGCACTCTATTTTACGTTAGTGATTCATAAAAAATTGCTAACTTTAGGGCAAGATACATAATTACAAATATATGATGGCTAAACCtcatttcattattttgaaCTTGTAGTACACATCAATTGTTTTCGCATTAAATGGATAACGTTAATTATTTGTTGGAAGTTTGCAGTGGTAGCTCAACAAAAGTCCACCTACGAGAAGACAAGATCTTCTGTTTAGCATATTAAATTCAACAGAATgatacttttattatttttaaataattgacAAGGTATATTATAGGAATGACGTCACTGCTCACACACCCGTGGTACGAGAGATATTTTAGTATGACAGTCACATaaaatggtacaccacgtgtctctatataaatagtgagttatgtgtgttaaagggttaataacttaaaaattaaaattttttaccacttacataaaaacacgtgatgtactatcCGTACTTCcttcacaactaaaaatttctcttgTACGTGCCCGATTGATCAACTAGCTTCTAAATCAAACCAAGTCAAAGCATGCATGTGCATAACAAGAACCAATTagtaaacccattaattagttACATGATAAGGGCAAAGTAAACTCTAAGGGCACACAGCATGAAAAGAAAATCCGATTTTGGTAAGACTTGATCTGGATCGTAGTTTAGTTTCGAATCAGTTCACTTTTACGAGTATCGTGATaactaatttttcaatttgtatGGTTTTTGGATCTGTCGCGATTTCAttgtaattttattattatattttcaaaaagaaaaaaaggagacGATGAGCATTGACCCAATATAAATGTTGTTCTTTTGTGATCAAGAGGTTACAGATTCGAATCgtaaaaacaacatttttgtAAAGCGAGAGTAAAGTTGTATACGATATATGTTTCTTCCCTGACGGTCACAAAATGAGAAATCTTGTTGGCTTAGGTTTGCcattttttaaaggaaaaaaggaaggaaggagagagagagagagagagagagagagagagagagagagagagagagagagagaggagaaaaggTGCATTTGCTGCCGGTTGATCAGTTCCATGCAGGGAATGTGCAAAACATGCTGTACATTTCTTGCTTCCTCACTGTCTCTCATTTGTCACATGCCCTTACCCCTCTCCCAAACAACTCTCCAAAACTCCCTCTTCTGCATGTGCTTCCCATgtgctctctttctttctctctctcaattaGTCTCTCAGTCACAGCCTTCAGATGGGGCTTTGCTGGCCCATATCACCTCACATGCATCCTTTAGCAAAACCTCACTCCCACTCCCAATACAACTACCCTAGCTAGCTCACTATccaacttttatttgtaccccaAATGTCCATTTTGCCCCTTACTTAGTCTCACCATCTAAACAACCCAAGGACAAGCTTTGTTTTATATTAATGCGATGAAGAGAGAATAAGAGAAGGTTAATTTGTCTTGATATGACATACCTTCTAGATCACTCCCCATACGACATTTTCTGTAACTTGTTCCATTGGACCTTGGCATAGGATCATATTTGTCCTTGTgtagggtggtgctatccacacatcattttttaccTCCTACACATTTCTCTTAATTTTTGGCCGTCGAGTCGAGAGTTGAAGAAGATCACAGGTAGAAATTAACAAAGACTATGTGAGAGATAAAAATAAGTGTATAGATAGCACCACCCAATAATGTATTCTAATTGGTGCATTGAACAAGTACTATTTGatcaaatattaataaattggTTTGTTTCGAACTTTTGGATTGAATTTTTACTTACAATGAACAAAATCATTATGTACAGCTCATACGCATATTAACTACTAATCAGTAATCAAATGTCTATGAATGAGAGTGAAATATTGCACCAATTGATCATTGTTGGGTCTAAAAGTCAACAAGTGGAAATTCCATCTACCTATGCAGTTAAATTTGGATCCTTTCAAACTTTAGTATTCGAAGCCTAAGGACCAGAAAATCGGAATCCTTGTTTGTGTGGACGAGAAATCGAAGTTCCTGATTTGtgtaaggtagactagcaaaataAGTTAATGGGAGACAGTCGAATTCAATTTGAGTGGTTCAGATTGCATGATTCTTGAACTCCAAAAGTAAAATCCGAAGTGGATGTATGTCCATGCATGTTGATGTTTATCACTCTCAATCACTAAAATCAAATAACCTAATATGAGGGTAATTTGGGAATAGCGGTATTTTACGGTCCCGCCCCTCACATGTGCCGTTACAGATGGGCAGGCTTTCTGCCTTGTGGCTCGCAAGTTGTGCCGCGTTCCcgctttcttcttttaattgaGATGCCAACTCTCTGTCAATTAAATTACGAAACAACCCCTTCTCTTCCCACAAACATCTCTCTATTTTCCTTTCACTCTCGctcctatttttttctttcaattacagCCCAATATAGAATCAAAATAAGGCAGACCGTATGGCTCACACTGTTCAATAATAACAATCAAGTCTTATTTCGCTAAATCGCACAATACAAAACTTATTTTTCTGTAAGTAAACCGAACAATGCACCTGATTTATCTGTTGGGCACAAGAATTTTTCATGTGTTTAAAATACTTTAGCGCAATAATATACCCATTTCTTTGCACTTGAGTGCCAGTTTATTGTTCAACACAAGAACTTCTCGTGTGTTAGGCTAGTGAGCCTGATAATGTATCCATTTTTGAGTTCAAATTCACAAGTACCAATCACTTAAAGTAGTTTAAAACATCGTCAAAATCCTAAGGATCATAAGAACATGGCTAAACGACAAGGAAAAACCAGAAATGGCATTTTCGTAGTAACCAACAAGCCGCGTGTCTATTTCTCAACCCTCCATTACTTAAACCTCGTAAGGCCTCGTCTTCCTCCTCACATTCTCTCTGCGACTCTGTTTTTCCATCACACAAAAACACCATGAGCTCTGCTCCTGGAAATTACCTCAAGGCCACCCTGgccggaagaagaagaagaagaaacacctCGAGAAGAAGACTTATGCCGCGCCGGTGTCGAGCTCCGGTTAGAAGCTTCAACAGCGGCGACCGCAAACGGCGTTGTTCGAAGGCGGTCTCGGCCAAGCTGGAGACGCTAAAGACCCTCGTTAATCCGACCCACGTCGGAAAATCGCTAAAAGCAGACGAATTGTTCCAGGAAACGGCGGATTACATCGTTCTGCTGCGGACCCAGGTCGTGATTTTGCAGAGACTCGTCGAGTTTTATGGATCTAGTGAGAAGGAAAATGTTGCTGCTGTATCATAGTAGTTCAATATCTTTTTAATTTGTCAatgcaaaaaaagaaaaggaaaaaatatgggtttttttaggtttttctccttttatttttctcttaatttttgTTTGGAAGTTTAGATGTTGCATGCTTTGTTTGGTTGAAGTTCATCCACCAAATGAGGCtcaacttaattaattaatagctAATTTTTTTTGCCAGATCTTTCGTAGCAAAATATGCTACTTTGTTATAGCAGATGTGTGTTAGGCTAGTTAACAACGAGTTCGCATGTTAGATCTCTCTGTTTTTGTTGAAGCAGATGTGTGTTAGGCTAGTTAACAACGAGTTCGCATGTTAGATCTCTCTGTTTTTGTTGATCAGattagtttaaaatatcgatCCGTTAAAAAACATCTTAGCTTAAGCAATTTATATCTTGAATAAGACTGAAAGTTTTATACTTTTCCCTCTTTTATCATCATTTTCCTCTGCATGAAATTGGTTAAATTTGAATAATTAATCATATTTTATTcctgggttttgttttttgtgtctGAATTAAAATGCATAAACAAAAACTGCAGGAATTCTTTGGCACCCAAGAGCTAGACATCCCTTCTGGCTCTCTCCATATATGTCTCTCTTGCAGTGTGCCTGCACACACATCATTTTCTAAGCACACAGACATGCATTgtagagaaaagaagaagatatatacaaatatatatatatatatatattacattaTATGTATGATGAATCTATATATTCACATAAATCCAAGGCATGGCATTTTCACAGAGAAGCCTGGAAACCATACGTCAGAATTAACTGTGAAAAGAGAGCACGGGGtggtgggtggtggtggtgacagTCATTGCAGAGGTACTATGCAAGAAATTAAAGGAATGGGGATGGATGGATGTACATAGTAAATTGAATGTGATAGGTAGTGAAATTCACATAACATCTCCATGAAATTGACAGCAGAGCCCCTTGTGGCATGCAGTGTTTTGTGATGATAGGgacatgtttttatttctcaGCACGGTCAAGAATCCCATGTGCAAAAGCCAAATTTGAGGGGTCTTTGCCTGGAAAAAAAATCTCAGTGTGACAGTCACACTGACATGAGAGACATTGTTGGTCCGAATGTTATAATATATATGGACGATTATGTTGATATTTCGTATAATATCACtgatttattcttttatttttaggtAGAAGGAGAGATTCGAATTTTGGTACAAATGGTGGAACACACTACTCTAGTCAACTACTGTAATCCACAAATATTAGGATATAATATTATTAGACGTATACATTGATATAACATGAGTAGATTGATCCCCGGCAATAATGTATGACATTCACACCGAAGAAATTCATCTTTGCTAGTTTAGATGTCTCGTGTGTTCTATAATTTCCTTGGTTTGGCGATCGTATCACCAATCCACCACGTGGTATTACTAATAATGTGATAGGTTGGGCGGTAAAGTTGACATTCTTGGACTTTAGAGTATAAATTTGCTAAATAGATAGATGTGATATAACATGAGTGGATCGATAACACGAACTGACGAAAATGATGTCATGTTTGCCAGTTTGGATGTGTCATGTGCTATGCAATTAAATCTGTATGTTACTTAACGTCCTTTCTGCTATGTGTAATTATAAGTGTGTTAAGCTTATAAAAGGAAACCATGTGCAAAAGCAAGAGCGGAGGTCCACAGCAACTCAGTATGCTATGCTGGTTTTACTGGT is a genomic window of Malus domestica chromosome 09, GDT2T_hap1 containing:
- the LOC103429149 gene encoding transcription factor UPBEAT1-like, which translates into the protein MSSAPGNYLKATLAGRRRRRNTSRRRLMPRRCRAPVRSFNSGDRKRRCSKAVSAKLETLKTLVNPTHVGKSLKADELFQETADYIVLLRTQVVILQRLVEFYGSSEKENVAAVS